One segment of Ancylothrix sp. D3o DNA contains the following:
- the rimO gene encoding 30S ribosomal protein S12 methylthiotransferase RimO, with protein MGKKPIIAVSHLGCEKNRIDTEHMLGLLVQAGYEVDSNEEIADYVIVNTCSFIQAAREESVRTLVELAEANKKIVIAGCMAQHFQEQLLEELPEAVALVGTGDYNKIVQVIERAESGERVKEISPEPTYIADETTPRYRTTTEGVAYLRVAEGCDYRCAFCIIPHLRGNQRSRSIESIVAEAQQLAAEGVQEIILISQITTNYGLDLYGEPKLAELLRELGKVDVPWIRMHYAYPTGLTPKVIAAMQEVPNILPYLDLPLQHSHAEVLRAMNRPWQAGVNDTIIERIKTAIPNAVLRTTFIVGFPGENEKHHEHLLQFVKRHEFDHVGVFTFSPEEGTPAYSLPSQLPQEVMDARRDAIMEAQQPISLKKNQAEIGKVVDVLIEQENPETGELVGRSARFAPDVDGLVYVQGSARLGSVVPVKIINADIYDLYGHVATAADLLPVAMSAQR; from the coding sequence ATGGGCAAAAAGCCAATCATTGCCGTATCTCACCTAGGCTGTGAGAAAAACCGCATCGATACGGAACATATGCTCGGTTTGCTCGTACAAGCCGGCTACGAAGTCGATAGCAACGAAGAAATAGCCGACTACGTTATCGTTAACACTTGTAGTTTCATCCAAGCCGCCCGCGAAGAATCGGTGCGAACCTTGGTAGAACTCGCAGAAGCCAATAAAAAAATCGTGATCGCCGGCTGCATGGCGCAGCATTTCCAAGAGCAACTCCTCGAAGAGTTGCCAGAGGCGGTTGCTTTAGTTGGCACCGGCGACTATAACAAAATTGTGCAAGTTATCGAGCGAGCAGAAAGTGGTGAACGGGTCAAAGAAATTAGCCCCGAACCTACTTACATCGCCGACGAAACAACCCCCCGCTATCGCACCACCACCGAAGGAGTCGCCTACCTGCGGGTTGCTGAAGGATGCGATTATCGATGCGCTTTTTGCATAATTCCTCATTTACGGGGAAATCAAAGATCGCGCTCGATAGAATCGATTGTCGCGGAAGCCCAACAGCTAGCCGCAGAGGGTGTTCAGGAAATTATATTAATTTCCCAAATTACCACCAACTACGGACTCGACCTTTATGGCGAGCCAAAGTTGGCCGAATTGTTGCGGGAACTGGGTAAAGTCGATGTGCCTTGGATAAGGATGCACTACGCCTATCCCACCGGCCTCACTCCCAAAGTGATCGCAGCGATGCAGGAAGTCCCGAACATCTTGCCCTACCTCGATTTACCGTTGCAGCATTCCCATGCCGAAGTGTTGCGGGCCATGAATCGCCCCTGGCAAGCGGGTGTCAACGACACCATTATCGAGCGTATCAAAACGGCAATCCCCAATGCTGTACTGCGGACAACATTTATTGTGGGATTTCCGGGGGAAAATGAAAAACACCATGAACATTTGCTACAATTTGTTAAGCGACATGAATTTGATCATGTAGGTGTCTTTACATTTTCTCCAGAGGAGGGGACACCAGCTTACAGTTTGCCTTCCCAACTGCCGCAAGAAGTGATGGATGCCCGCCGGGATGCCATCATGGAAGCGCAGCAACCAATTTCGCTGAAAAAAAATCAAGCAGAAATTGGCAAAGTGGTAGATGTATTAATCGAGCAAGAAAATCCTGAAACGGGCGAATTAGTAGGGCGCAGTGCCCGCTTTGCGCCTGATGTAGATGGTTTAGTTTACGTTCAGGGGTCGGCTCGGCTGGGTTCAGTAGTGCCGGTGAAAATAATCAACGCAGATATCTACGATCTGTATGGTCATGTAGCGACGGCAGCAGACTTGTTGCCAGTGGCTATGTCCGCACAGCGTTAG
- a CDS encoding GDP-mannose 4,6-dehydratase gives MKKALICGISGQDGAYLAKLLISKGYEVIGASRDAQISSFRNLLRLGIREDVKLVSMSLTDFRSTLQVLSKVQPDEVYNLAGQSSVGLSFDLPVETLESVATGTLNLLEAIRFNGGNIKLYNASSSECFGDTGDKPADEMTPFRPRSPYAVAKATAFWELANYREAYGLFACSGILYNHESPLRPERFVTQKIVASACRIAKGSQEKLRLGNISVKRDWGWAPEYVEAMYLMLQQEAADDYVIATGESYSLEDFVVQAFNCAGLNWQDHVMIDESLYRPTELAVGRANPAKAKEKLGWEAKYKMPDVVRMMVEAK, from the coding sequence ATGAAAAAGGCTTTGATTTGTGGCATTTCCGGTCAGGATGGGGCTTATCTGGCGAAGTTATTAATTAGTAAGGGTTATGAGGTGATAGGGGCATCACGAGATGCTCAAATTTCGTCTTTTCGCAATCTTTTACGGTTGGGAATTCGGGAAGATGTGAAGTTGGTTTCAATGTCTTTGACGGATTTTCGGAGTACGTTGCAGGTGTTGAGTAAAGTTCAACCTGATGAGGTTTATAATTTGGCCGGTCAAAGTTCGGTGGGGTTGTCTTTTGATTTGCCGGTGGAGACTTTGGAAAGTGTGGCGACGGGGACTTTGAATTTGTTGGAGGCGATTCGTTTTAACGGTGGGAATATTAAGCTTTATAATGCGAGTTCAAGTGAGTGTTTTGGGGATACGGGAGATAAACCGGCGGATGAAATGACGCCTTTTCGTCCGAGAAGTCCCTATGCAGTGGCGAAGGCAACGGCCTTTTGGGAGTTGGCAAATTATCGAGAAGCTTATGGTTTGTTTGCCTGTTCTGGTATTTTATATAACCATGAGTCACCGTTGCGTCCTGAGCGTTTTGTGACGCAAAAGATTGTTGCTTCTGCTTGTCGAATTGCTAAGGGAAGTCAGGAGAAGTTACGGTTAGGAAATATTTCGGTTAAGCGCGATTGGGGTTGGGCTCCGGAGTATGTGGAAGCGATGTATTTGATGTTGCAGCAAGAGGCTGCGGATGATTATGTGATTGCGACGGGTGAGAGTTATTCTTTGGAGGATTTTGTCGTGCAGGCGTTTAATTGTGCCGGTTTGAATTGGCAGGATCATGTGATGATTGATGAGAGTTTATATCGTCCGACGGAGTTGGCGGTGGGGAGGGCAAATCCTGCTAAGGCGAAAGAGAAGTTGGGATGGGAGGCGAAGTATAAAATGCCTGATGTTGTGCGGATGATGGTTGAGGCAAAGTAA